Below is a genomic region from Persicimonas caeni.
TCCATCGTCCGCTCGGTCTGCTCAGACGAGATCAGGCGGTCGCCTCTTCGAGGACTTCGCGGTGCTCGTCGTGGCTGACCTGGCCGTCGACCAGCTCGATGACGCGCTCGGCGCGCTCGATGATCTTGGGGTCGTGGCTCGAGAAGATGAACGTGGTGTCCATCGTCTGGTTGATGTGGCGCATCAGGTCGATGATGTTGCGCCCAGTGGTCGAGTCGAGGTTGGCGGTGGGCTCGTCGGCCATGACGATCTGGGGCTGGGTGACGAGCGCGCGGGCGATGGCCACGCGCTGGCGTTGGCCGCCGCTGAGCTCGTTGGGCCGCTGGGTGAGTTGCGGGGTCAGGTCGACCTTCTCGACCATTTCCTCGACGCGCTTTTTGCGCTCGGCCTTGCTCAGCTCGCCCTGGAGCAGCAGGGGGAACTCGACGTTGTGGAAGACGTCGAGCACGTCGATGAGGTTGAAGCTCTGGAAGATGAACCCGAGCTTGTGCAGCCGCAGGTCGGTCAGCTCGCTGTCGGACAACTCCGAGGTCGACTGCCCGTCGATGAGCACCTGGCCCCGGGTGGGGATATCGATGCAGCCGATGAGGTTGAGCACGGTGGTCTTACCGCTGCCCGACGGGCCGGCGATGGTGGTGAACTCACCGCGACGAATGGTCAAATCGATGCCCTTGAGGGCTTTGACGACCGTATTACCCAGTGGGTAATCCTTGTCGACACTTCGAAGCTCGACGATCGCTGACATGGGTGGACTTCTCCAAAAAAGTACGACAGCACTGCGCGCCCGACAGTGGGCCGCGCTGTAGAGTAGGCGCGAGGGGAGCGACCTTCAACCAACTTTCGTGTTACAGGGCGCGGCGCATATTGCCCAGTCGTGCTTTGCGCCGCGGTCGCCCTCCATGTAAGCTGGCGCGGCCACGATTTTATTCAGATTTTGCCCTGACGGAGGGGGAATGAAGTACTGCATCTCGATTTTTGTCGCCCTAGCGAGCGTCGCGTTGTCCGGTTGTGCCCAAGAGAAGCTCGAGATCAAGAACCCGTTTCCTACGCGTCAGGAGCTCGTTCAAATCTCGGCGAAGAGCGTCGAGCTCGACGCCGTCGAGCAGCCCGAGGTCGCCCAGGTCGAGACCTGGGAGCTGACCGGGCCGCTGCCCGACCAGATCGGCTACCGGGCGCACACTCCGGCCGACGCGGTCGAAGAGGCGTTCTACAACGCCATCGGCTCCGATACTAAGACGCTCCAAGGCTCCGAATCGATGCATTGCGCCGCGCGCGAGGTCGGCCATTTCGTGCTCGAGCACGACAAGCTTCCCTACGAGAGCCTCCAACAATTCATCTTCGCGCGCTGCGGGGTGATGACCACGGCCCACGGGGTCCAGTACCGCACGCGACCGGGGGCCACGCAGGCCGATGGGATCGCGCAGGCCGAAGGGGCGGTCGAGTCGGTGCGCAAGCACGCCGACCAGGTGCAGCACACCGTCGACGCCGGCTTCTGGCGAGGACAGAAGGGCGATCAGGTGATCTTCGTGACCACGACCGGTCGGAAGATCGTCGAGCTGCAGCCTACGCCGATGGAGGCCGCGCCGGGCGGCAAGGTCGTGCTGCAGGGGCGCGTGCTGCTGCCGAAGATGAGCTACGCCTACGGGCTGATCAACCAGGGTGATTTCGGCTACGAGCGCTGCAAGACCGACCCGAGCGTGCCCATGCCGGCGTTTCGCATCGAATGCGCCGCGAACACGGCCGACGAGCTCGCCTACTTCCAGCTGGCCGCGAAGGCCAAGTCGTCGGTGATGGCGCGCTCGTTGCTCGTCCAGCTCGTCTGGCCCGGCGGTGAGCTCTCGAAGGTGTATCGCTCTCCGGCCACGCGCCGTGCGCTCGTCAAGGCGCAGCGCGAGCAGCGAGCTGCTGCGTCTCGGGCCGAGGCCCAGCAGGAAGGCGGTAAGCCGGCTGCGGGCAGTGAGTTGGAGGGCGGTGAGCAAGATGGCAGTGAGCAAGATGGCAGTGAGCAAGAAGGCGGCGAGCAGGCCGAACAGGCGCAAGCCGTCGAGCCCGTGCCGCTGGTCGCTTCGTCGGGCGGCGCCTCGGGTGATTTCCCCGACTACTTCGTCACCCTGCTCAACAAGGTTCGCGAAGAGGCCAACATGAATCCGGTCGACCACGCAGCCAAGCAGTCGGCGTCGATCCAGTCGGTCACCAAGCAATACATCGCGGCCAACCGCGAAGACGACGAGGCGACCGCCAACAAGCTCATCATGGGCGTGATGGCCGGCTGGGACGTCGACGGTCCCGTGGTCGACGCGGGGATTTCGAGCAGCTGGATCATGAGTCGTGACCCGGTGCAGCTTCTGGAGTCGATGCTCGAGACGCCGGGCGGCCGCCAGACGCTCATGGACCCGATGGCCTCGCAGGTGGCGCTGGGCATCCACGACCACGAAACCTCGATGAGCAGCATCGTCGCCTCGTACGCGTTCGTGCCCGACGAGCACCCCAACCGACGCACCAAGCGGGTGCTCGACGCGCTCGAAGAGCAGCGCGAGGCCTTCGGGTCGCGTGCGCCCAAGGAAGACTCGCGACTGCGCTCGGTGAGCCGCAAGCTGGCCGAGAAGATCGAGAAGGGCGACGTCGGCGTCGTCGAAGCGCGCGACTTGCTCATGGACCGCGTCTCCCAACGCTACCGCAAGCCGGTCTACGGGTCTGCGTTCGTGACCCATTCGCTCGACGAGATCGATTTTCCCAAGCAGCTTTTGACGCCCAAAAACCTGCCCGTGTCGATCATTGTCGCCCCGTTCACCAAAAAGGGGTTTCCGTGGACGATGTACGCGGTCGTGATCGTCTTCCCGCAGCAGCCCAAGGCGAATATTGCCGGGCTGTGAGGTGAGCTGTGAGCAAAGTGCGCTCGAAAGCGCTCTTTTCGCAGTGAGTTGACTCGTGGTAGCCAATAGGCGTTTGCGCCGGGGGGGACACCCCCGGCGACCAGACCTGGAAGGTCTGCCTCCGATTGGTTGGTTCCGACACGCGAGCTTTATGACGACTGCAGTACTGGTGGTGCTGGGGATTCTGCTGTTGGCCGTGGTGCTCTTCATCACCGAAGTCATCCCCGTCGACCAGACCGCGCTCGGCATCATGGTGCTCCTGGCGCTGTTGGGCCCGTGGACCGGCATCAGCCCCCAGGAGGCCATCTCCGGGTTCTCCAATCCGGCGACGATCACCGTCTTGGCGATGCTCATCTTGAGCGAAGGCGTGCGGCGCACAGGCGCGGTGCAGCTCTTGGGGCAGTGGTTGTCGGGCTTCGCCAAAGACAGCGAGATGCGCCAACTCGGCGTGACCATCGCCTTGCCGGGGCTCTCCTCGGGCTTTCTGAACAACACACCCATCGTCGCCCTGATGGTGCCGGTCGTCTCCGACATGGCCCACCGGGGGCGCGTGTCGCCCTCGAAGCTTCTCATTCCGCTCTCGTACGCCTCGATGCTCGGCGGCATGCTCACCGTGGTGGGCACGTCGACGAACCTGCTGGCGAGTAACGTCAGCGAGCGGCTGCTGGGGCATCCCTTCTCGATGTTCGAGTTCTTCGAGCTCGGCTTGTTGGTGCTCGTCAGCGGCGCCATCTTCATGATGACGCTCGGCCCCAGGCTGTTGCCCGAGCGCATCAAGCCCGACGAATCCTTCCTCGATGAGTACGGCATGATGCCGTACCTGGCCAAGCTGCAGGTGGCCGAAGGGGCGGCGGTGCTGGGTCGTACGATTCGCGTGGTGCTCGACGAGAGCGAACTCGACGTCGATATCCTGCAGTTGATTCGCGACGACAAGGTCTTTCGCCAGCCGTTGGGCGCCAAGCAGTTCGCCGCGGGCGATATCCTGGTGGTGCGAGCGCGTCGACAAACCCTCGATCGTCTGTCGGCGATGTACGGCCTCGAGATGATGCCGGCGGTGCTCTCCGAGGAGGATATCGAGATCAGCGACGAGCCACACGAGCTCGCCGAGATCGTCATCCCCTCCGGGTCGACGATGGTGGGCAAGCCGCTGAGCGAGTTGGCGGTGCTCGAGCAGCTCAACGCACGCCTGTTGGCCATTCGCCGGCGCGCCGAGGTGTTGCACGACCGCATCGAGAACGTGCCCTTGGCCAGCGGCGATACGCTCCTGGTCCAGGTGCCTAGCGGCGCGTGGAAGGATAGCGAGAGCACCCACGACTTTCTGCTCCTCAAGAGCGACCAGCCCAAGCAGTACCGCTACGACAAGATCCCGGTCGCCGTCGCCATTCTCGTCGGCGTGGTGATCGCCGCCTCGATTGGCCTGGCGCCGATCGTCATCAGCGCGCTCGCCGGAGTGGTGCTCATGGGGCTCTTCGGCGTACTTCGCCCCCAGGAACTGTACGAATCGGTGCGCTGGGACATCATCTTTCTTCTGGCGGGGGTCATCCCGCTGGGCATGGCGCTCGAGGAGAGCGGCGCGGCGAGCCTGCTGGGCCACGCCGTCGCCGAGGTGGCCACGGTGCTGCCCGCGTTGGGCGTGTTGTGGGTGCTCTACATGATCACGAGCCTGGTGACCGCGTTTATCAGCAACAACGCCAGCGTGTTGTTGCTGCTGCCGGTGGCCTTCGAGACGGCCGTCGAGATCGGTGCCGAGCCCTTTAGCTTCATTCTGGCGGTTACCTTCGCCGCCAGTGCCGCGTTCATCAGTCCGCTGGGATACCAAACCAACCTGTTCGTGTACGGGCCGGGCGGCTACAAGGTCACCGATTACGTGCGCCTGGGCTTGCCCCTGCAGCTTGTGTGCAGCGTGGTGACGGTCTTGGGAATCTGGATGATCTGGGGCGTGTGATTTTCGGCAGGGTGTCGGCCTTGCAGGAAAGATGGCGTTTCTGGCTCTGCAGGGCTTGCACCTCATAGCACGCCAGGACCTCACATCGGCCAGAACACCGGCAAGAGCCATACCGCGATCGCCGCGAAGATGAAGGTCAGCGGTGAGCCGACCTTGATGAAGTCGGCGAATTTGTATTGGCCGGCGCCGTAGACCAGCGTGTTCGTCTGATAGCCGATGGGGGTGATGAAGCTCGCCGAGGCCGCAAACGTGATCGCCAGGGCGAACGGGCGCGGGTCGAGGCCTAAGGCGTTGGCCGCGTCGATGGCCACGGGTGCCAGCAAGATGGCCGTAGCCTGATTCGACATGATGCTGGTGAGCAGCGTGGTGGCCACGTAGAACCCCGCCAGAATCGCGGTGGGTCCCCAGTTGCCTAAGGTGCCGGTGATGAACTCGGCGATGAGGTCGACCCCGCCGGTCTTCTCGAGGGCGACGCCCAGCGACAAGATGCCCGCCAGCAAGAAGATGACCTGCCAGTTGATCGCCTCGTACGCATCTTTGACTGACACAATCCGGGCGACGACCAGCAAAACCGCGCCGCACACGGCGCTGACCACGATCGGAAGCAGCTCGAAGGCGGCCGTGAGTACCACCGCCGCGACGATGATGAGCGCCGGGATGAGCATCTCGCGGTGGTACTCGGGCAGGCCGAGCTCGGAGACAACCAGAAAGGCGGAGTGGCGTTGGAGCTGGGCGATCTTGTCGGTCGGCGTCTGCAGCAGGAGCACGTCGCCCGCCTCGAGCTTCTCGTCGAGCAGGTTGTCGTGCAGCAGCTCGCCCTCGCGGCGGATGGCGAGCACGTACGCAGTGAACTGCTCGGCGAAGTCGATCTCGTTGAGCGACTTGCCGTCGATGACCGAGTCGGGGGCGACGACCGCCTCGATGAGCGAGCTCTCCTCGGCCTCGAGCTCGGTGTCCGACAGCTCCAGCTCGGGGCGAATCTTGAGGTTGACGTTGCGCTCGATGTCCCGGATGGCCTCTGCCGAGCCACGGATACGCAAGATATCGCCCGGCTCGAAGACCAGGTCCGGATCGGGGCTGCCCAGCGAGGTGCCGTCACGAAAGACCTCGAGGATGTCGATGTCCTGGGACTCGCACAGTTTGGCCTTTCCGCACGCCACATACGCGCTCTGGGCGGTGGGCATGATCTCGATTTCGGTCAAAAAGGGCGCCACCTCGAACGATTCGGTCAGCGACTCGTCGCTCTCGCGCTCGGGCATAAGCCGGTCGCCCACCGTGAGCATGTAGACGACGCCGACGCCAAAGAAGACCAGCCCCAGCGGGGCCATCTCGAACATGCCGATGGGGGCCATGCCGTGGTCGTCCATGATCGAGCTGACCAAGATATTGGTCGAGGTGCCGATCAACGTGCAGACCCCGGCGAACATGGCGGCGAACGACAGGGGCATCAACACCTTGGTGGCGCTGATGCGTGCGTCGCGCGAGGCGCCGGTCATGATGGGCAGGAAAATGGCGACCACGCCGGTGTTGTTGATAAACGCCGACAGCACGCCCACCCCGCCCATCATGGCGGACATCGCTTTTTTGTAGCTCTGTTTGAAGAGTTGGGAGAGTTTGTCGCCCAGCAGGCGCACCAGGCCGGTCTGGCGCAGCGCTTCGCTCAACACGAACATCGCCGCGATGGTGATCGTCGCCGAGTTGCTAAAGCCGCGCAGGCCCTCTTCGGGGGTGAGGATGCCGGTGACCATGAGCAGGGCCATGACCAGAAGCGCGACCAGGTCGATGCGCAACGCCTCGGAGACGAAGAGCACGACGGCTAAGACCGTCAGGGCCAAGACGACGATGAGTTCCCAGGACATCGTTGGTGCTCGCGTGCTCTATCCACACTTAAACAAAAAATACCTGCATTCGCATAAAAGGCGGCGATGCCGGAGCTATTACTGCTCCGGCATCGCCGCCTTCAAGATGTTTAAGCACACGACTGAGTCAGTCCAGCTCGAGCTTGTTGTGGTGGCGGATATCCTTGCCGCGCACCATGAAGATGACCTGCTCGGCCAGGTTGGTGGTGTGGTCGGCCATGCGCTCAAGATGCTTGGCGATCGACTGCACGTGGGCAGCCGCTTGGACGATGTCGTCCTCTTCGCGCATCATGACGATGAGCTCGCGGTTGACCTTGTGGTAGATCTCGTCGACGCGATCGTCGCGCTCGATGACTTCCTGGGCTTTGACCACGTCCCGATCGACGAACGCGTCGATGGCGTCTTTGACCATCTCTTTGACGTGGTCGGCCATCTCCGGGATATCCTGGTAGGGACCCAGCTCGGGCAGACTGCTCAAATCGATGGTGCGCTGGCAGATGTTGACCGCCAGGTCGCCAATGCGCTCCAGGTCGGTGACCATTTTGAGCGCGATGGTGATAAAGCGCAGATCACCGGCCATGGGCTGGCGCTTGGCCAAGATCACCAGGCAGAGCTCGTCGATCTCCATCTCGTCGCGGTTGACGCGGTGGTCCGAGGCGATGGTCTTCTCGGCCAAATCGACGTTGCGCCCAATGAGCGCCTTCATCGAATTGGCGATCATCTCCTCGACCCGGCCGGCCATCTTCAGCAGCCGCTGGCGGAGATCATCGAGCTCCTCTTCGTAATCTTTGTGAATATGCGTGTGCGATTTTGCCTGACTGCTCATTCTTTGAATCCGACCTTGCATGTTGTTCCTCGCAGTGGCTCTCTTCCTTGTTGCCGTTATGCGCCGCCAAAACTGCGTAAACGCGTTTTGCGACGTGCGAGGCAGTGCCACTGGCGTGGGAACTCTGGTGTTGCAACCGAATTGCGGGCACGCCCTATCCGTGGGCGAGCTTCTTGCGCACCCCTTACAACATTGGCGAGGACTCGAAAAGTCCCCGAGCGCCACACACTGCCTTCTGGTGAACCCTCAGTGTGACGTAAATCTACTCAGGTTTCAACCAGTTTCCAGCGAAGGCGCCAAATTGTCTTCGGTGCCGAGCGCTCTCGGCACGGGGCGCGTCCCCCCGCCGCGGGGCAAGAGGGCGGGATGGCGCGCCATCACAGGGCCAAACGGCCCATGCGTTCACCCGAACTTACCGGTGATATAATCTTCGGTGCGCTGATCGTCGGGTTGGGTGAAGATCTTGTCGGTGTTGTCGAACTCGATGACCTCTCCCATCAGGAAAAACGCGGTCTGCTGGGACACGCGCGCCGCCTGCTGCATGCTGTGGGTGACGATGACGATCGTGTAGTCGCGGCGCAACTCGGCGATCAAATCCTCGACGCGGGCGGTGGCCACCGGGTCGAGCGCCGAGCACGGCTCGTCCATCAAGAGCACTTCAGGCTCGACGGCGAGCGCGCGGGCGATGCACAGGCGCTGCTGCTGGCCGCCCGACAATCCGGCGCCGGGG
It encodes:
- the phoU gene encoding phosphate signaling complex protein PhoU, whose product is MSSQAKSHTHIHKDYEEELDDLRQRLLKMAGRVEEMIANSMKALIGRNVDLAEKTIASDHRVNRDEMEIDELCLVILAKRQPMAGDLRFITIALKMVTDLERIGDLAVNICQRTIDLSSLPELGPYQDIPEMADHVKEMVKDAIDAFVDRDVVKAQEVIERDDRVDEIYHKVNRELIVMMREEDDIVQAAAHVQSIAKHLERMADHTTNLAEQVIFMVRGKDIRHHNKLELD
- a CDS encoding ABC transporter ATP-binding protein produces the protein MSAIVELRSVDKDYPLGNTVVKALKGIDLTIRRGEFTTIAGPSGSGKTTVLNLIGCIDIPTRGQVLIDGQSTSELSDSELTDLRLHKLGFIFQSFNLIDVLDVFHNVEFPLLLQGELSKAERKKRVEEMVEKVDLTPQLTQRPNELSGGQRQRVAIARALVTQPQIVMADEPTANLDSTTGRNIIDLMRHINQTMDTTFIFSSHDPKIIERAERVIELVDGQVSHDEHREVLEEATA
- a CDS encoding SLC13 family permease, which translates into the protein MSWELIVVLALTVLAVVLFVSEALRIDLVALLVMALLMVTGILTPEEGLRGFSNSATITIAAMFVLSEALRQTGLVRLLGDKLSQLFKQSYKKAMSAMMGGVGVLSAFINNTGVVAIFLPIMTGASRDARISATKVLMPLSFAAMFAGVCTLIGTSTNILVSSIMDDHGMAPIGMFEMAPLGLVFFGVGVVYMLTVGDRLMPERESDESLTESFEVAPFLTEIEIMPTAQSAYVACGKAKLCESQDIDILEVFRDGTSLGSPDPDLVFEPGDILRIRGSAEAIRDIERNVNLKIRPELELSDTELEAEESSLIEAVVAPDSVIDGKSLNEIDFAEQFTAYVLAIRREGELLHDNLLDEKLEAGDVLLLQTPTDKIAQLQRHSAFLVVSELGLPEYHREMLIPALIIVAAVVLTAAFELLPIVVSAVCGAVLLVVARIVSVKDAYEAINWQVIFLLAGILSLGVALEKTGGVDLIAEFITGTLGNWGPTAILAGFYVATTLLTSIMSNQATAILLAPVAIDAANALGLDPRPFALAITFAASASFITPIGYQTNTLVYGAGQYKFADFIKVGSPLTFIFAAIAVWLLPVFWPM
- a CDS encoding SLC13 family permease translates to MTTAVLVVLGILLLAVVLFITEVIPVDQTALGIMVLLALLGPWTGISPQEAISGFSNPATITVLAMLILSEGVRRTGAVQLLGQWLSGFAKDSEMRQLGVTIALPGLSSGFLNNTPIVALMVPVVSDMAHRGRVSPSKLLIPLSYASMLGGMLTVVGTSTNLLASNVSERLLGHPFSMFEFFELGLLVLVSGAIFMMTLGPRLLPERIKPDESFLDEYGMMPYLAKLQVAEGAAVLGRTIRVVLDESELDVDILQLIRDDKVFRQPLGAKQFAAGDILVVRARRQTLDRLSAMYGLEMMPAVLSEEDIEISDEPHELAEIVIPSGSTMVGKPLSELAVLEQLNARLLAIRRRAEVLHDRIENVPLASGDTLLVQVPSGAWKDSESTHDFLLLKSDQPKQYRYDKIPVAVAILVGVVIAASIGLAPIVISALAGVVLMGLFGVLRPQELYESVRWDIIFLLAGVIPLGMALEESGAASLLGHAVAEVATVLPALGVLWVLYMITSLVTAFISNNASVLLLLPVAFETAVEIGAEPFSFILAVTFAASAAFISPLGYQTNLFVYGPGGYKVTDYVRLGLPLQLVCSVVTVLGIWMIWGV